Proteins from a genomic interval of Cupriavidus pauculus:
- a CDS encoding copper resistance system multicopper oxidase, with the protein MRRDGSPRLVLPNLPRRRFVQGLAAGGVLAGMAGLVLPARAGAPGQPATAALGSAPVLRGTEFDLEIGETLVNYTGTPRLATTVNGMLPGPTLRWRQGDTVTVRVTNRLREPTSIHWHGIILPFEMDGVPGISFAGIPPGQTFTYRFKVQQAGSYWYHSHSGFQEMTGVYGGLVIDPATGTDGPAADRDYTVLLSDWTDEDPMRILSKLKTQSDYYNYNQPTVVDFFRDVSADGLRSALARRQMWNQMRMSPTDLADLSGATLTYLTNGTTPAGNWTGLFTPGDKVRLRFINGAGNTFYDVRIPGLKLRVFQVDGQNIDPVTVDEFRFGPGETCDVLVEPRDDAYTIFSQSMDRSGFARGTLAVRPGLAAPVPALDPVEWLGMTDMMGSMGGAAGAGGMAMHGMDHAGHGAHADHGAHAAHDAAAPASLKVPSTVARHARTEYGASTDMRVDMARTNLDDPGVGLRHTGRRALTLADQHTIGGPLDPRGPGREVELHLTGNMERYSWSFDGVEFGKSTPVHFRHGERLRVILHNDTMMTHPMHLHGMWSELEAPDGRFMARRHTIGVQPAQRISFLVTADALGRWAWHCHLMLHMDAGMFREVVVA; encoded by the coding sequence ATGCGACGTGATGGATCGCCGCGCCTGGTCCTGCCCAACCTGCCGCGCCGCCGCTTTGTCCAGGGCCTGGCCGCGGGCGGAGTCCTGGCCGGCATGGCGGGGCTGGTGCTGCCCGCCCGGGCCGGGGCGCCGGGCCAGCCCGCGACCGCCGCGCTGGGCAGCGCGCCGGTGCTGCGCGGCACCGAGTTCGACCTGGAGATCGGCGAGACGCTGGTCAACTACACCGGCACGCCGCGCCTGGCCACCACGGTCAACGGCATGCTGCCGGGCCCCACGCTGCGCTGGCGCCAGGGCGACACGGTCACCGTGCGCGTGACCAACCGGCTGCGCGAGCCGACGTCGATCCACTGGCACGGCATCATCCTGCCGTTCGAGATGGACGGCGTGCCCGGCATCAGCTTTGCCGGCATCCCGCCCGGCCAGACCTTCACCTACCGCTTCAAGGTGCAGCAGGCCGGCAGCTACTGGTATCACTCGCACTCGGGCTTCCAGGAGATGACGGGCGTGTACGGCGGGCTGGTCATCGATCCCGCCACGGGCACCGACGGCCCGGCGGCCGACCGCGACTACACGGTGCTGCTGTCCGACTGGACCGACGAGGACCCGATGCGGATCCTCTCGAAGCTCAAGACCCAGAGCGACTACTACAACTACAACCAGCCGACGGTGGTGGACTTCTTCCGCGACGTCTCCGCCGACGGCCTGCGCAGCGCGCTGGCCAGGCGCCAGATGTGGAACCAGATGCGGATGAGCCCGACCGACCTGGCGGACCTGTCCGGCGCCACGCTGACCTACCTGACCAACGGCACGACGCCGGCCGGCAACTGGACCGGCCTGTTCACGCCGGGCGACAAGGTGCGGCTACGCTTCATCAACGGCGCCGGCAACACGTTCTACGACGTGCGCATCCCGGGCCTGAAGCTCAGGGTGTTCCAGGTGGACGGGCAGAACATCGACCCGGTCACCGTCGACGAATTCCGCTTCGGCCCCGGCGAGACCTGCGACGTGCTGGTGGAACCGCGCGACGACGCCTACACGATCTTCTCACAGTCGATGGACCGCAGCGGCTTTGCGCGCGGCACGCTGGCCGTGCGGCCGGGGCTGGCCGCGCCAGTGCCGGCCCTGGACCCCGTCGAATGGCTCGGCATGACCGACATGATGGGCAGCATGGGCGGTGCGGCTGGCGCGGGCGGCATGGCGATGCACGGGATGGACCATGCGGGCCACGGCGCGCATGCCGATCACGGCGCCCATGCCGCCCACGACGCCGCCGCCCCCGCGTCGCTAAAGGTACCCAGCACGGTTGCCCGCCACGCGCGCACCGAATACGGCGCCAGCACCGATATGCGCGTCGACATGGCGCGGACCAACCTCGACGATCCCGGCGTCGGCCTGCGCCACACCGGCCGGCGCGCGCTGACGCTGGCGGACCAGCACACGATTGGCGGCCCGCTGGACCCGCGCGGCCCGGGCCGCGAAGTCGAGCTGCACCTGACCGGCAACATGGAGCGGTATTCCTGGTCGTTCGACGGCGTGGAGTTCGGCAAGTCCACGCCGGTCCATTTCCGCCACGGCGAGCGGCTGCGCGTGATCCTGCACAACGACACGATGATGACCCACCCGATGCACCTGCACGGCATGTGGAGCGAGCTGGAAGCCCCCGACGGCCGCTTCATGGCGCGCCGCCACACGATTGGCGTGCAGCCGGCCCAGCGCATCAGCTTCCTGGTGACCGCCGACGCGCTGGGCCGCTGGGCCTGGCATTGCCACCTGATGCTCCACATGGATGCGGGCATGTTCCGCGAGGTGGTGGTGGCATGA
- a CDS encoding heavy metal response regulator transcription factor, which yields MKLLVVEDEPKTGEYLRQGLTEAGFVVDLVGNGVDGRHLALSEAYDLVILDVMLPDLDGWRVMQSIRAAEKSVPVLFLTARDAVADRVKGLELGADDYLVKPFAFSELLARVRTLLRRGNAQLAMERIQIGDLVLDLPRRRATRAGRRIVLTSKEFALLELFARRRGEVLPRSLIASQVWDMNFDSDSNVIDVAIRRLRAKIDDDFDVKLLQTVRGMGYVLEAPEAGPA from the coding sequence ATGAAGTTGCTGGTCGTGGAAGACGAGCCGAAGACCGGGGAATACCTGCGCCAGGGGCTGACGGAGGCCGGTTTCGTGGTCGACCTTGTCGGCAACGGCGTGGATGGCCGGCATCTGGCGCTCAGCGAGGCTTACGACCTTGTGATCCTGGACGTGATGCTGCCAGACCTGGACGGCTGGCGCGTGATGCAGTCGATCCGCGCGGCCGAGAAGTCGGTGCCCGTGCTGTTCCTGACCGCCCGCGACGCCGTGGCGGACCGGGTCAAGGGGCTGGAACTGGGCGCCGACGACTATCTGGTCAAGCCGTTTGCGTTCTCGGAGCTGCTGGCGCGCGTGCGCACGCTGCTGCGCCGGGGCAACGCGCAACTGGCAATGGAACGCATCCAGATTGGCGATCTCGTGCTGGACCTGCCCCGGCGCCGTGCCACGCGGGCGGGCCGCCGCATCGTGCTGACCAGCAAGGAGTTCGCGCTGCTGGAACTGTTCGCGCGCCGGCGCGGCGAGGTGCTGCCGCGGTCGCTGATCGCGTCGCAGGTCTGGGACATGAATTTCGACAGCGACAGCAACGTGATCGACGTGGCCATCCGCCGGCTGCGCGCCAAGATCGACGACGACTTCGACGTGAAGCTGCTGCAGACCGTGCGCGGCATGGGCTACGTGCTGGAGGCGCCCGAAGCGGGGCCGGCATGA
- a CDS encoding heavy metal sensor histidine kinase yields MTRRLSLTVRLTVLFSLSSAVVLLGLGVLIWLAMDRHFATEDYVNLRGNLRLIEKVARETPAGQLPARLGEMVGHHPGFVAQVRAADGTVLYDSGGFDFARAAAAAGVAAPDAAGEQRFAWRDGERAYRGLRTRLALPASTAGPLTVVAALDTEIHGHFMHAFGRSLGLYIALAVFASGLLGWWAARRGLQPLRMMASRARGVTANRLDARMPVEAVPVEMGDLAATLNAMLDRLQAAFQRLSEFSSDLAHELRTPITNLLTQTQVVLSRPRDDHKYREVLASNAEELQRLGRMVSEMLDLAKMEHGITLPSEEMIQVDDEVRALFDFYDALAEDQGVTLRVAGTGAIVGDCLMLRRALSNVLSNAIRHTPAGGQVRVEIGEPAGRTEIAVENDGDPIDPAALPLLFDRFYREDKSRARAGSERTGLGLAITKAIMDAHGGTIAATSAAGRTRFTLVFPGR; encoded by the coding sequence ATGACGCGGCGGCTGTCGCTGACGGTGCGGCTGACCGTCCTGTTCTCGCTGTCGTCGGCCGTCGTGCTGCTGGGGCTGGGCGTGCTGATCTGGCTGGCGATGGATCGGCATTTCGCCACCGAGGACTACGTGAACCTGCGCGGCAACCTGCGGCTGATCGAGAAGGTGGCACGCGAGACGCCTGCGGGCCAGTTGCCCGCCCGGCTGGGCGAGATGGTCGGCCATCATCCCGGCTTCGTGGCCCAGGTGCGGGCGGCGGACGGGACCGTGCTGTACGACAGCGGCGGTTTCGATTTCGCCCGCGCGGCGGCTGCGGCGGGCGTGGCGGCGCCAGACGCGGCCGGCGAGCAACGGTTTGCCTGGCGCGACGGCGAGCGGGCCTATCGGGGCCTGCGCACGCGGCTGGCGCTGCCCGCATCGACGGCCGGCCCGCTGACGGTGGTGGCCGCGCTGGACACCGAGATCCACGGCCACTTCATGCATGCCTTCGGGCGGTCGCTGGGGCTCTACATCGCCCTGGCCGTGTTTGCGAGCGGGCTGCTGGGCTGGTGGGCCGCGCGGCGCGGGCTGCAGCCGCTGCGCATGATGGCGTCGCGGGCCCGGGGCGTGACCGCCAACCGGCTGGACGCACGGATGCCCGTGGAGGCCGTGCCCGTCGAAATGGGCGACCTGGCCGCCACGCTGAACGCGATGCTGGACCGCCTGCAGGCGGCGTTCCAGCGGCTGTCGGAGTTCTCGTCGGACCTCGCCCACGAACTGCGCACGCCGATCACGAACCTGCTGACCCAGACCCAGGTCGTGCTGTCCCGGCCGCGCGACGACCACAAGTACCGCGAGGTGCTGGCATCGAACGCCGAGGAACTGCAGCGGCTGGGCCGGATGGTCTCCGAGATGCTGGACCTGGCCAAGATGGAGCACGGCATCACGCTGCCGAGCGAGGAGATGATCCAGGTCGACGACGAGGTGCGTGCGCTGTTCGATTTCTACGACGCACTGGCCGAGGACCAGGGCGTGACGCTGCGGGTGGCCGGCACCGGCGCCATCGTCGGCGACTGCCTGATGCTGCGCCGGGCGCTCAGCAACGTGCTGTCGAACGCCATCCGGCACACGCCGGCAGGCGGCCAGGTGCGCGTGGAGATCGGCGAGCCCGCCGGCCGCACCGAAATCGCGGTGGAGAACGACGGCGACCCCATCGACCCCGCCGCGCTGCCGCTGCTGTTCGACCGTTTCTACCGCGAAGACAAGTCCCGCGCCCGCGCCGGGTCGGAACGCACCGGCCTGGGCCTGGCCATCACCAAGGCCATCATGGACGCGCACGGCGGCACCATCGCCGCCACCTCGGCCGCCGGCCGGACACGATTCACACTGGTGTTTCCGGGGCGCTGA
- a CDS encoding Fic family protein — MNRVEYKYIWEDPDWPVWRYDLAALAEPMAAVSRAQGLLAGRLADLGMGLRDQACLIALTDDVVKTSEIEGESLNAQSVRSSIARRLGVDIGALAPVDRHVEGVVEMVLDATANSDAPVTKARLLNWHAALFPTGYSGLSRIRVAAWRDDSAGPMQVVSGPIGRQRVHFEAPPAERLEAETARFLTWINGPAAEPPLIRAALAHLWLVTLHPFDDGNGRIARAVGDLMLARADGSSQRFYSFSAQIQRERYAYYDILERTQKDSMNVTRWLQWFLFTLHEAVDQAHGTLDKVLAKARFWHHWGMASLNARQVKVLNRLLDGFEGKLTSSKWAAIAKCSADTALRDINDLLARGALRKAPAGGRSTSYELADVPPQQTPPTTYLQPFSAPETPV; from the coding sequence ATGAATCGCGTCGAATACAAGTACATCTGGGAAGACCCGGACTGGCCGGTCTGGCGGTATGACCTCGCGGCCCTGGCGGAGCCCATGGCCGCCGTCAGTCGTGCCCAGGGCCTGCTCGCCGGTCGACTGGCCGACCTTGGCATGGGCTTGCGCGATCAGGCGTGCCTCATCGCGCTGACCGACGACGTGGTCAAGACGAGCGAAATCGAGGGCGAGAGCCTGAACGCGCAGTCCGTGCGTTCGTCGATCGCGCGCCGGCTCGGGGTAGATATCGGCGCCCTGGCGCCTGTTGACCGCCATGTCGAAGGCGTGGTCGAAATGGTGCTGGACGCCACGGCCAACAGCGACGCCCCCGTCACCAAGGCGCGCTTGCTGAACTGGCATGCCGCGCTGTTTCCCACGGGCTATTCGGGCTTGTCGCGGATCCGCGTTGCCGCTTGGCGGGACGATTCGGCCGGCCCCATGCAGGTGGTTTCCGGCCCCATCGGCCGACAGCGCGTGCATTTCGAGGCACCGCCCGCCGAGCGCCTGGAAGCCGAAACGGCGCGCTTCCTCACATGGATCAACGGCCCGGCCGCCGAGCCGCCGCTGATCCGCGCCGCACTGGCGCATCTTTGGCTGGTGACCCTGCATCCGTTCGACGATGGCAACGGCCGGATCGCCCGCGCGGTCGGGGATCTGATGCTGGCGCGCGCCGATGGCAGTTCGCAGCGCTTCTACAGCTTCTCGGCCCAGATCCAGCGGGAACGGTACGCCTACTACGACATCCTGGAACGCACGCAGAAAGACTCGATGAACGTCACCCGGTGGCTGCAATGGTTCCTTTTCACGCTGCACGAGGCGGTGGACCAGGCGCACGGGACGCTGGACAAGGTACTGGCCAAGGCGCGTTTCTGGCACCACTGGGGCATGGCGTCGCTCAATGCCCGGCAGGTCAAGGTGCTGAATCGCCTGCTGGACGGCTTCGAAGGCAAGCTGACGAGCAGCAAGTGGGCCGCCATCGCCAAGTGCTCCGCCGATACGGCGCTGCGCGACATCAACGATCTTCTGGCGCGGGGTGCCCTGCGCAAGGCGCCGGCGGGCGGGCGCAGCACGAGCTACGAACTGGCCGACGTTCCGCCGCAACAAACCCCGCCCACGACCTACCTCCAGCCCTTCAGCGCCCCGGAAACACCAGTGTGA
- a CDS encoding amino acid aminotransferase yields MFEHIEAFPGDPILSLNEDFQQDPRTSKVNLSIGIYFDDEGRLPVMQAVAEAEAALLADMGPRPYLPMAGIPGYRQAVQALVFGDDSAARAEGRIATVQTLGGSGALRVGADFLRRYFPKAQMWISDPSWENHRVVFERAGFQVDAYPYYDAETGGLKFDAMLAAIQAIPQGDVVLLHACCHNPTGVDLNEDQWRQVIGVLKARKLLPFVDMAYQGFGAGLDDDAFAVRELARQNVPALVANSFSKNFSLYGERCGGLSVICQSPDEASRVLGQLTGAVRANYSNPPTHGARVVARVLTTPALRKSWENELAAMCQRIARMRQAIHDQLRAHVSGEKLSRYIKQRGMFTYTGLSAEQVDRLKNEHGVYVLRSGRMCVAGLNERNVGVVANAIGEVLKG; encoded by the coding sequence ATGTTCGAACACATCGAAGCCTTTCCCGGTGACCCGATCCTCTCGCTCAACGAGGATTTCCAGCAGGACCCGCGTACCAGCAAGGTCAACCTGAGCATCGGCATCTACTTTGACGACGAAGGCCGCCTGCCGGTCATGCAGGCCGTGGCGGAGGCCGAGGCCGCGCTGCTGGCGGACATGGGCCCGCGCCCGTACCTGCCGATGGCCGGCATCCCCGGCTACCGCCAGGCCGTGCAGGCGCTGGTGTTTGGCGACGACAGCGCCGCGCGCGCCGAAGGCCGCATCGCCACCGTGCAGACGCTGGGCGGCTCGGGCGCGCTGCGCGTGGGCGCCGACTTCCTGCGGCGCTACTTCCCGAAGGCCCAGATGTGGATCAGCGATCCAAGCTGGGAAAACCACCGCGTGGTCTTCGAGCGTGCCGGCTTCCAGGTCGACGCCTACCCGTACTACGACGCCGAGACCGGCGGCCTGAAGTTCGACGCGATGCTGGCCGCCATCCAGGCCATCCCGCAGGGCGACGTGGTGCTGCTGCACGCCTGCTGCCACAACCCGACCGGCGTGGACCTGAACGAGGACCAGTGGCGCCAGGTGATCGGCGTGCTCAAGGCCCGCAAGCTGCTGCCGTTCGTCGACATGGCCTACCAGGGCTTTGGCGCCGGCCTGGACGACGACGCCTTCGCGGTGCGTGAACTGGCCCGCCAGAACGTGCCGGCGCTGGTCGCCAACTCGTTTTCGAAGAATTTCTCGCTGTACGGCGAACGCTGCGGCGGCCTGAGCGTGATCTGCCAGAGCCCCGACGAAGCCAGCCGCGTGCTGGGCCAGCTTACCGGCGCCGTGCGCGCCAACTACAGCAACCCGCCCACCCACGGCGCCCGCGTCGTCGCCCGCGTGCTGACCACGCCGGCGCTGCGCAAGAGCTGGGAAAACGAACTGGCGGCCATGTGCCAGCGCATCGCGCGCATGCGCCAGGCGATCCACGACCAGCTCCGGGCACACGTGAGCGGCGAGAAGCTGTCGCGCTACATCAAGCAGCGCGGCATGTTCACCTACACCGGCCTGTCGGCCGAGCAGGTGGACCGCCTCAAGAACGAGCACGGCGTCTACGTGCTGCGCTCGGGCCGGATGTGCGTGGCCGGGCTGAACGAGCGCAACGTCGGCGTGGTCGCCAACGCGATCGGCGAGGTGCTGAAGGGCTGA
- a CDS encoding amino acid permease — translation MHAPDNQGTLQRGLKNRHIQLIALGGAIGTGLFLGIAQTIKLAGPSVLLGYALAGIVAFFIMRQLGEMVVDEPVAGSFSYFANKYCGHFAGFMSGWNYWVLYILVSMAELSAVGIYVQYWWPAIPTWVSALAFFLIINAINLASVKSFGEMEFWFSIIKVAAIIGMIGFGGYLLVSGGAGPEASVANLWQHGGFFPNGLGGLVMAMAVIMFSFGGLELVGITAAEADNPGKSIPKATNQVIYRILIFYVGALAVLLSLYPWQKVVTGGSPFVLIFHAMNSDIVATVLNIVVLTAALSVYNSGVYCNSRMLLGLAQQGNAPRALLNVNRRGIPLTALAVSAVATGICVLVNYFMPGQAFEMLMGLVVSALIINWAMISVIHLMFRRAKRAEGKTTAFQSLGYPLTNYLTLAFLAGILVVMFLTPGLRLSVYLIPVWLLVLGVSYRLRQKNAGSALPAARAQIQ, via the coding sequence ATGCATGCACCCGACAACCAGGGCACGCTCCAGCGCGGCCTGAAGAACCGTCACATCCAGCTGATCGCCCTGGGCGGCGCCATCGGCACCGGCCTGTTCCTGGGCATCGCCCAGACCATCAAGCTGGCCGGCCCGTCCGTGCTGCTGGGCTACGCGCTGGCCGGCATCGTCGCCTTCTTCATCATGCGCCAGTTGGGCGAGATGGTCGTGGACGAACCGGTAGCCGGCTCGTTCAGCTACTTCGCCAACAAGTATTGCGGCCACTTTGCCGGCTTCATGTCGGGCTGGAACTACTGGGTGCTCTACATCCTCGTGAGCATGGCCGAGCTGTCGGCCGTGGGCATCTACGTCCAGTACTGGTGGCCGGCCATCCCCACGTGGGTGTCGGCGCTGGCCTTCTTCCTGATCATCAACGCGATCAACCTTGCCAGCGTGAAGTCGTTTGGCGAGATGGAATTCTGGTTCTCGATCATCAAGGTGGCGGCCATCATCGGCATGATCGGCTTCGGCGGCTACCTGCTGGTGTCCGGCGGCGCCGGCCCCGAGGCCAGCGTGGCCAACCTGTGGCAGCACGGCGGCTTCTTCCCCAACGGCCTTGGCGGCCTGGTGATGGCGATGGCCGTGATCATGTTCTCGTTCGGCGGGCTGGAGCTGGTGGGCATCACCGCCGCGGAAGCCGACAACCCGGGCAAGAGCATTCCCAAGGCCACCAACCAGGTGATCTACCGCATCCTGATCTTCTACGTCGGCGCGCTGGCCGTGCTGCTGTCGCTGTACCCGTGGCAGAAGGTGGTCACCGGCGGCAGCCCGTTCGTGCTGATCTTCCACGCGATGAACAGCGACATCGTCGCCACCGTGCTCAACATCGTCGTGCTGACGGCCGCGCTGTCGGTCTACAACAGCGGCGTCTACTGCAACAGCCGGATGCTGCTGGGCCTGGCGCAACAGGGCAATGCCCCGCGCGCGCTGCTGAACGTGAACCGCCGCGGCATTCCGCTGACCGCGCTGGCCGTGTCGGCCGTGGCCACCGGCATCTGCGTGCTGGTCAACTACTTCATGCCCGGCCAGGCGTTCGAGATGCTGATGGGCCTGGTGGTCTCGGCGCTCATCATCAACTGGGCGATGATCAGCGTCATCCACCTGATGTTCCGCCGCGCCAAGCGCGCCGAGGGCAAGACCACGGCCTTCCAGAGCCTGGGCTATCCGCTGACCAACTACCTGACGCTGGCGTTCCTGGCGGGCATCCTCGTGGTGATGTTCCTGACGCCGGGCCTGCGGCTGTCGGTCTACCTGATTCCGGTCTGGCTGCTGGTTCTTGGCGTAAGCTATCGCCTCCGGCAGAAGAACGCCGGGTCGGCCCTGCCCGCCGCGCGCGCCCAGATCCAGTAA
- the hppD gene encoding 4-hydroxyphenylpyruvate dioxygenase produces the protein MADLFENPMQLMGFEFVEFASPTPNVLEPLFEKMGFTLVARHRSKDVVLFRQGDINFIVNNEPHSEAAYFAAEHGPSACGMAFRVKDSHKAYNRALMLGAQPIEIATGPMELRLPAIKGIGGAPLYLIDRFEDGKSIYDIDFEFIEGVDRHPKGHGLKLIDHLTHNVYRGRMAYWANFYERLFNFREIRYFDIQGEYTGLASKAMTAPDGKIRIPLNEESSKGAGQIEEFLMAFNGEGIQHIAFSVDNLIEVIDNLQLAGVELMTAPNDYYYQALETRLPGHGQPVDQLKARGILLDGTTEGGKPRLLLQIFSKTVLGPVFFEYIQRSGDDGFGEGNFKALFESLERDQIERGTLKV, from the coding sequence ATGGCCGACCTGTTTGAAAATCCGATGCAACTGATGGGCTTCGAGTTCGTTGAATTCGCGTCGCCCACGCCCAACGTGCTGGAGCCACTGTTCGAGAAGATGGGCTTCACGCTGGTGGCGCGCCACCGTTCGAAGGACGTGGTGCTGTTCCGCCAGGGCGACATCAACTTCATCGTGAACAACGAGCCGCACAGCGAAGCCGCCTATTTCGCGGCCGAGCACGGTCCCAGCGCCTGCGGCATGGCGTTCCGCGTCAAGGATTCGCACAAGGCGTACAACCGCGCGCTGATGCTGGGCGCTCAGCCGATCGAGATCGCCACGGGGCCGATGGAACTGCGCCTGCCGGCCATCAAGGGCATCGGCGGCGCGCCGCTGTACCTGATCGACCGGTTCGAGGACGGCAAGTCGATCTATGACATCGACTTCGAGTTCATCGAGGGCGTGGACCGTCATCCGAAGGGCCACGGCCTGAAGCTGATCGACCACCTGACGCACAACGTCTACCGTGGCCGCATGGCCTACTGGGCCAACTTCTACGAACGCCTGTTCAACTTCCGCGAAATCCGCTATTTCGACATCCAGGGCGAGTACACGGGCCTGGCGTCGAAGGCGATGACCGCGCCCGACGGCAAGATCCGCATTCCGCTGAACGAGGAATCGTCGAAGGGTGCCGGCCAGATCGAGGAATTCCTGATGGCCTTCAACGGCGAGGGCATCCAGCACATCGCTTTCTCGGTCGACAACCTGATCGAGGTCATCGACAACCTGCAACTGGCGGGCGTGGAGCTGATGACGGCCCCGAACGACTACTACTACCAGGCGCTGGAGACCCGCCTGCCCGGCCACGGCCAGCCCGTGGACCAGCTCAAGGCCCGAGGCATCCTGCTGGACGGCACGACCGAAGGCGGCAAGCCCCGCCTGCTGCTGCAGATCTTCTCGAAGACCGTGCTGGGCCCGGTGTTCTTCGAGTACATCCAGCGCTCGGGTGACGACGGCTTCGGCGAAGGCAACTTCAAGGCGCTGTTCGAATCGCTCGAACGCGACCAGATCGAGCGCGGCACGCTGAAGGTATGA
- a CDS encoding Lrp/AsnC family transcriptional regulator, translating into MQQTELDRIDRRLLAELQEHGRASNLELAEAINLSPAQTLRRHRRLEEGGIIKRYEARLDSTALGFGVTAFIHVTMERGHIRDLSRFKSLVAELAQIQECFSVTGDIDYVLKVVAKDLKSLSDFLLDTLMRIPGVSGVKSSVCLDEIKCTSAMPLDP; encoded by the coding sequence ATGCAGCAAACCGAGCTGGATCGCATCGATCGCCGCTTGCTGGCCGAACTGCAGGAACACGGCCGCGCATCGAACCTGGAACTGGCCGAGGCGATCAACCTGTCGCCCGCCCAGACCCTGCGCCGCCACCGCCGCCTGGAGGAGGGCGGCATCATCAAGCGCTACGAAGCCCGGCTGGACAGCACCGCCCTGGGCTTCGGCGTGACCGCGTTCATCCACGTGACGATGGAGCGCGGCCACATCCGCGACCTCTCCAGGTTCAAGAGCCTGGTGGCCGAGCTGGCGCAGATCCAGGAGTGTTTCTCCGTGACCGGCGACATCGACTACGTGCTGAAGGTGGTGGCCAAGGACCTGAAGTCGCTGTCGGACTTCCTGCTCGACACGCTGATGCGCATCCCGGGCGTGAGCGGCGTGAAGTCCAGCGTCTGCCTGGACGAGATCAAGTGTACGAGTGCGATGCCGCTGGATCCGTAA
- a CDS encoding thioredoxin family protein produces MSMTHSFTTPEPTRAEIDALPGATILEFGTGWCGFCQRAQPLIEAAFRDHPGIGHIKVEDGSGRPLGRSFRVKLWPTLIFLRDGQEIARLVRPDATAEITAAMRKIDQ; encoded by the coding sequence ATGAGCATGACCCACAGCTTCACCACGCCCGAACCGACCCGCGCCGAAATCGACGCCCTGCCCGGCGCCACCATCCTCGAATTCGGCACCGGCTGGTGCGGCTTCTGCCAGCGCGCCCAGCCACTGATCGAAGCCGCGTTCCGCGACCATCCCGGCATCGGCCACATCAAGGTGGAAGACGGCAGCGGCCGCCCCCTGGGCCGCTCGTTCCGCGTCAAGCTCTGGCCCACGCTGATCTTCCTGCGCGATGGCCAGGAAATCGCCCGCCTGGTCCGCCCGGACGCCACGGCCGAGATTACGGCGGCGATGCGGAAGATCGATCAGTAA